GTCCACTGAGAGAGAAGCTGCCTGCGGTGCGTCAAGACCAGTGTGCTGACTTTTCGTTCGGCGATCAGCTTCGCAGCGATGACAGTTTTGCCGAAGGCCGTGGTTGCCGAAAGAACGCCGATGTCGTGTTTCAGCATCTCTTCTGCCGCAGGGTTCTGCTCCTCTCTCAGGTTCCCGTTGAAGGCGACGCTGATGGGCCTTCCCAGACAAGTGTGATCCGACCATGCAGTCTTGACGTCGACTTCGTCAAGCAGATTCGCAACGTCCGCTTCACAGCCTCTGGGCAGGCACAGGTATGCCGTGGTCTCCTCCGAGCACGAGATAATCGGCGGCTTGCCATAGGTCGACATGCGCATCGCCTGGGCCTTGTAAAATTCCGGGTTTCTGAAGGCGGCCAACCTTTTGAGCGTGTTCAAACCTTGCTGTGAAATCCCTGCTTTTTCGATGTAAAGCATGTTCGCCTTGACCAGCCGAACCTCTTGCGGAAAATCGTTTCCGGACCACCGTATCCGTTTCGTCTCCCACGGTTTTTCGGTTTCTTCTTCGTCTTTTCGGAGCACTCCCAGTTCGCTTCCGGGACTTAACCTCGGGATCAATCCCATAATCTCGACTTCGGACAATTTTTCGATATTGGCCATGAATTCCCACTGGTCTTGACAGGGTTCGAAGTTCTCATTCAGAAAGACGCTGTGGCCTTGTTCCCTGGCCGCCTTCTGAAGCGGAAGGGCGATCAGGTTTCCGAAGCCGCCCTTCGGCAGGGTGTCCTGATTGGGAAAGAAGCGGTCATAGGATTTGAAAGTCACTTCATGTCTTCGGCTCATGGCGCAGGTCAGCAGGGCGAAGCCGAACCTCCGGGCCAGGCTCGCGGGGATCGGTTCTTCAAAGAAAAACCAGGCATGCGCCCCGCTTCCGGAACGGGAACGTTCCAGCGCCATGGGAACGCCGAAGGCGACGCAGACTTCCCTGAGCGTGGCGCAGTCTCGTTGCCAGCCCTCATCGTCAAAATCGATAGCCAGCAGATGGCACATCTCGTCCCGGCGCAGGGGGTAGATACCGGCGACGATATTTCCCCGCAAATGCGCCTCGATGACCTTTTCGTTCAAGATATCGTAAGTCTGATGTCGGCAGTCAAAACATTTGATCGCCGGTTTCCGGCAGATACCCGTTTTCCATTCGTTCCGGCAAACGGGCGCGTATCCCGCCCTCCCCTCCCGGTTCTGCCATCTCTTGGCATAGACATCCTCCCGTCCCTTGAACAGGGACATGAACAAGCGGATTTTCTCCTGAGGGTCGAGCCGGCAGAGGAATCCTGACGGGGTCTCCCTTCCCGGAAATCCTGTTGCCTCTATCGACAAGGCCGAAGGGCTGTTCAGCTCTTGCTGCGGAACCGGCGGCGTCTCGACCAGCCTTAACCTCGCCTTCAGGGTTTCGTTCTCTTCCTTTAAAACGAGGTTTTCGGAGAGTAATGCCTGGTATTTTTCAAGCAGTTCGTTGACGTTCACCACTACGGAATCCTTTGTGCATTCTCAGTGTCCATACCTTGGCCTCCATTTGCCAATTTGGTTTCCGTTCCGTATTTATATTCCTCAAATAATTAGAAGGCAATTTTTATGACTAAGATGCTCAAGGCAATATTTCTTGCCAATAGCATGAC
This portion of the Syntrophobacterales bacterium genome encodes:
- a CDS encoding DEAD/DEAH box helicase family protein encodes the protein MVNVNELLEKYQALLSENLVLKEENETLKARLRLVETPPVPQQELNSPSALSIEATGFPGRETPSGFLCRLDPQEKIRLFMSLFKGREDVYAKRWQNREGRAGYAPVCRNEWKTGICRKPAIKCFDCRHQTYDILNEKVIEAHLRGNIVAGIYPLRRDEMCHLLAIDFDDEGWQRDCATLREVCVAFGVPMALERSRSGSGAHAWFFFEEPIPASLARRFGFALLTCAMSRRHEVTFKSYDRFFPNQDTLPKGGFGNLIALPLQKAAREQGHSVFLNENFEPCQDQWEFMANIEKLSEVEIMGLIPRLSPGSELGVLRKDEEETEKPWETKRIRWSGNDFPQEVRLVKANMLYIEKAGISQQGLNTLKRLAAFRNPEFYKAQAMRMSTYGKPPIISCSEETTAYLCLPRGCEADVANLLDEVDVKTAWSDHTCLGRPISVAFNGNLREEQNPAAEEMLKHDIGVLSATTAFGKTVIAAKLIAERKVSTLVLTHRRQLLSQWTAKLSEFLEIDEALPVLEKKRGRKKKQSLIGQIGAGKSRPSGIIDVAIMQSLNSGDEVKELVKNYGMVIVDECHHVPAFSFEQILKGVHAKYVYGLTATPTRQDGHHPIIFMHCGPIRYRVDARKQAEKRPFNHYVIPRLTSFRAPLEEEGKEPSIQRLYAAIVVNETRNQRIVEDIVRCFRSGGNALVLTERTAHVALLAAKLREQIPDVIALTGGKGAKETRETLAKVSTAPADRPLTLIATGRYIGEGFDEPRLDTLFLAMPISWKGTLQQYAGRLHRLYEGKREVRVYDYIDVHVPMLEKMYHRRLTGYAAIGYKARAEIVSGGAIDIIFDNTTFLSVYQNDLVTVAREILIVSPFVTRRRVSQMLPLLVAARERNVTVVVVTRPASDFREKDRASLEETLSLFHAAGINVMFKSNIHQKFAIFDQKIVWYGSINLLSFGRSEESIMRLENPNIADELLGSIQK